The Catenulispora sp. GP43 genome segment CCGAGGCGGCACTGACATCGGTCGGCGCGCTCCTGCGGCGATTCCATGACGCGTCGTCGGCGATTCCGCTGGAGCCGGGCGTCCCGTGGACTACGGACCTGGCCGATCCGCGCGGTGGCACGATGCTGTGCCACAGCGATGCCTGCGTGGAGAACGTCGTCTTCCGCGACGGCGAGGCCTACGCCCTGATCGATTTCGACATGGCCGCACCGGGCCGTCCGCTCTGGGACGTCGCGATGGCCGCACGCTACTGGGTCCCGATGCTCGATCCCGAGACTGCCGCGCAGTTCCCGTCCTACGTCGGGCTCGATCCCGTGCGCCGCCTGCGGATCCTCGCCGACGGCTACGGGCTGTCGGCCGACGATCGATCTGTGTTGCTGAGTGTCATTGACGAGGTGACGGTGGTCGAACGCGCGGAAATCGCAGCCCGGCTCGAAGCCGGTGACACGTCATTCGCCAAGGCCTTCGACAAACACGGCGGATGGGCTACCTGGGACCGGTTGCAGGCCTGGCTCGTGGATCAGCGCGCGACCTTCCTTGCCGCGCTGCTCCGGTAGACGGCCCACTACAGCATGGCCATAAACAGCACGGCCCACAACAGTCCGAGGCCGCCGGGGCCGGTTCGGGAAACCGGCCCCGGCGGCGATCAGCGGATCATCCGTGCCCTTACTCGCTCTCCAGCACCTCGGCGAACGCGATGATCACACCGCCGGTGGCGTGCTGCTTGGTGGCGCCGACCAGCGGGCCGGCCTCGGCGGCGGCGGCGCTGGCCGCCGCGTAGTCGGCGAAGTACAGGTCCAGGATGCGGTGGGCCGGGGTGGGGCTGCCGTCCTCCTTCGGCCAGACCTTGGAGGCCTCCAGGCGGACCAGGCCGGGGAGCTTGCGGGCCAGGGCGAGCTGGTCGGCGTAGGCGGCCTCGAAGGCCTCGGGGTCGGTCGGGTTGGAGTACACGAAGGTGATCTTGGTGGGGTTGCTGTACCCGGACATGGTGGTCTCCCGTTGAGTTGCTCGAATGAGGTTCGTGGTTCCGTAAGGTGGCCCCACTCACTGTTCGACGAGCGTATTCAGAGGAATGGGCAGGGACTATGACCGCTCCGCCGGAAAACCTTGCAGATCGTCCAGCGGCCGTCGCGGGTGTCGGCGAGACCCACGACCTGCTGTCGGAACTCCTGCGAAGCGTCCGGCTCAGCGGTGAGCGGATCGTCGCCTACGCCCCGCCGCCGGAGTTCTCCATCGGGTTCGCCGACCGGGGCAGCCTGCACATCGTCGAGGAGGGCGAAGTCACCCTTCAGATCGAGGGTCATCCGCACGTCGAGCATCTGCGGGGCGGCGACTTCGTGCTGTTGCCGCGCGGCGATTCGCACTCCATCAGCGGTACCGGCAGCGGTACCGGCAGCGGTACCGGCAGCGGTACCGGCAGCGGTACCGGCAGCGGTACCGGCAGCGGTACCGGCAGCGGTACCGGTCCGGGCGCGCGATGGCTGTGCGGCACGTTCACCATCGGTGACCCGCAGGCCAGCCACCTGCTCGGGAGCCT includes the following:
- a CDS encoding phosphotransferase, with protein sequence MARLVAVDGELSGGITNAGAVFRRGEFVDRPAQAHAAAIHRFLEALPEHGFTGAPTPVGLADGREQLTYVPGDVALQPYPAWSMTEAALTSVGALLRRFHDASSAIPLEPGVPWTTDLADPRGGTMLCHSDACVENVVFRDGEAYALIDFDMAAPGRPLWDVAMAARYWVPMLDPETAAQFPSYVGLDPVRRLRILADGYGLSADDRSVLLSVIDEVTVVERAEIAARLEAGDTSFAKAFDKHGGWATWDRLQAWLVDQRATFLAALLR
- a CDS encoding EthD family reductase yields the protein MSGYSNPTKITFVYSNPTDPEAFEAAYADQLALARKLPGLVRLEASKVWPKEDGSPTPAHRILDLYFADYAAASAAAAEAGPLVGATKQHATGGVIIAFAEVLESE